Below is a genomic region from Vanessa tameamea isolate UH-Manoa-2023 chromosome 14, ilVanTame1 primary haplotype, whole genome shotgun sequence.
aatttaataactaatcAATAAAGCAACCGCCCTTGATTGTCCTATTTCTGGGCAACGATCTCCTCTCATCGTAAGGAGAAGGGTtggaaatttattacaaaaaaaaataagggcAAAAccataaatgtatgttaatcattttatgaaaatatgtatacttattaatcattttatgaacgtagagttattaaatttttagaagTGCCTcttgtgtaatatatttaataatgatacctGTCGTTTAAAACGGCCACTCCCATTAAGCAGTTCAGTTTTTCCTCTTTAGTAATATTTAGAAGGATTTTCTATAATCTAACCTTCATACATAGTATAATACGTGTAcgtgtacaaaattaattggataattaattatcagcttatgaaattatttcagcATCACCGAAAGAAATTACAGGGACGTAGGCTGGACTTCGACTGCAAGCGACGTAGACAAGCGAAAggtaattatatcaatttattttcccCGAATCgaatgttatttgtaaaatattttattatgatttttctttcatttcgtgttgttaatttattttgtaaatattaaggCATCCTTAAAGGCCCTTACATGAGTCCAAGCCACGGTTCTCCAAGACACGGTATGTTCGAGTGGATTGTAGGCTAAAGCTAAACAGagcactttatttataataaataatgttttattaaaaaaataaggctaGAAACACACAAACGGTAGTAaaagtatgaaaaataatattaaaaacgtgaatttaatgttatatgaataaaaGTGCTGGATAAATTTCGTACCGCTAGtagtttaatagttatttaatataatctttattttttattataaaataagctcGTTTCTTACATGATCTCCTGTCACTTCTGCGACGTCCACGCAACGCTTCCTTACATCGCATAAATTCAACTTCTTTATTTCCTACGTTTGGTCtgtattattttccttttttttttttgtttatttttaatttgtttttattttttaatattgtgcgCCGGTGGTTCGGTTTATTATGAGGTGTCGCTATGTAACGTGCATACATCAGGCGCTCACATTCCAGACGATGAGATCAGACAGGCTGAGGAGAAGTTCGCCGAATCGTTGACCTTGGCTCAGATTGGAATGTTTAATCTTCTTGATAATGATGTAAGTGATCTCTCACGacatctaaattttatttctattactatAAAGCATGAAATTCTATGtcagaaatatttgaaatctaCTCtgagaaaatgtaaataaatcattgcAGTTACTGTATAAAAGGAAGCTTTTATTGTAGTTTCTTAATATGCTCTCTTAGATGACGTATCGTATAGTTGTAATAGAGATTGTGTAAGCATGATTAAAGGAGAGAAAATTGCAATAACACGAATATATAGGTCGAGCAAGTGGCACAAGTCTCTTTCTTCGCGGAGGGCTTGCTGGAGTACCACCAGCAATGCACGGAGATTCTCAAGGGATTGGTCTCCGCCCTAATGGAGAAGTaagattcaattatataaattatttaaaattctaaatttataaagaacaatcttaatctaattaataaagacaaaaatcttcgtaatttaaatacgccaagtttaataattttaaatatcaacagGAAAGAAGAAGCCGTTAACCGCCCGAAGCTGGAGTTCGTACCCAAAACTCTCGCCGATCTCCAAATAGAGGGCATCCACGACTTGAACCATGGTAGGCGGTACGGCTCCGCGCAAAGCCTCTCTCGTGCGCGACTCCCCCCCACCTCCTCCTTGGGCGACATCCATACCATCGATCCCCTCCGCGCCTGGGAAGCTCCCAGGATAACCCCTATCGCTCCCGGTTTCAAACCACACCCGGCACCGAGGTTACAGAATGGAAGAGATCCATGGACAGGTGAATTCTATTTAATTTgcgggttttttttttggttatgttTTGTTCGTTTATGGTTTTGGATTACGGTTCGTAGCTTAGTTTGGTGGAGGATTTTAGGAAGAAATAATATCCATGATAGAACACTAACACGTGGAGTGGGTGAATTTGTGTGAAAGTTTCTGCTCTGTTTCTGACCCGGTTGTTTTTGGTAGACTCGTCAATCAGAACCGGCAAATAGGTTAACAAGTAATAGTGATGATAAAcgtgtataattatacaaatatgctTGTAACGTGTTTGTACTCGTTTGATGTTAATCAATAACcaacataaaattcaaaataaaccgACAAACCAATGAAAGTAATcctttgtcaatattttttcatttattttcatacatacaTGTTCACTGTTCACACACGGCACTGCACGATGCACTGCGGGCTTGTGTCACGAGGTCCGAATTGAAAGGGTGTGACATACTAAACGTAAAACGaaatgcttttatattaatataaaattttaacaaaaaaataaccgaCTCCATATAATATCTTCTTATTTAAATGACCAATGTCGAAACGGaaagtaaactaaaaatattttctaaatcagtacataaatgacggagttcttaggtaagaaaaatacaaaaatgcaTCCGAATTGATAAGCccctttaaaaatatagtttccaCTCAACTGATACggaattcatattataattctgATTAACTCTCTTCTGCTTAAGGTAAACAAACTCCTCGATTGGGGGCTGGTAAGATTGTAAACAACATGTACCATACATATTATTCAAAGAATGCCAGAAGGACCTCGATATTGTTGAGATTTCTACGTGCAGAATAGTTTAGATACAGACGAAAAGCAATCGTTTCGATCGACATATCttcaaacataatttacaatacaattttacacAATATACACTTTTATTTGTCTAACAcgtgattaaatttattatattttcgctGTTTATTTTTGCTTCTTATGAGTGactgactgttttttttttggaccgGCGTCATTAATTCTGATATCGCATGGTGCTGCGAAATTGGCAAATTGTAACCTTAGAAGGTGCTAGTTTTGTTGCCTGTACAGAATTAGGGTGTGGTCGAATCTAAAGAGATaccataacatcttatttttttcagaatggACGAAAATATCAACCATTTCCTAACCCCTCCCATATCCATGTTTATTTCTATAGCCTtaagattttaatgtttaaaattatatgcaaaaaataaaatgtaattaagaaGAATTGATCTAAACTTTGCATATAGTTTTACTATATGTTATTTACCAATTACACATTGTCaatgttgtaatttatatttggtaccTCTATTTATAACTTTTCTTCCGTTACCCTTTTAACGAGTAGACAGTTCGGTGTTGTCTTTCTTCCTGTCAAAATAAATGTGTGTGTGTAGTTAATTGGTTTCAACAATTTCTCACACAGTGTTATActctatatatacattttaaagtccAAAACGTTTCGGATTCTCAATATCGTGCGAAACATATCACCGAGTTCTTTTAAAATGTCATCAATGAACGGTAGTCAAGGAGAAGTATTCACCAACACGAACGTCAGAGACATGTCGAGGGTTTGAATGTGTCAGTAATATAAGAGGTGAATTGAGGCTGGGTATTTATTCGTTTGCGTCGCGGAGAAGGAGGCTCGCGCGTGGGCTCCCCGGAGCACAAGCCGCCCGGCAACCTCGAGCTGTTCCCCGCCGGCGCCAACGCGCAGCGCTCTAACAACGGTAACACCACACTCACCGCTCACCAAACACCGACACACCGACACATCGATACACCGACACGTCGACACACTACACTTTTACAAACGTCAGTGACCATTATACTCGCAAACTACTCTCGAACATTCTGGTTTCCATACGCCATACTGGGACCgctattatttcttttatatactgAACACGAACTTCTGTTCCCGTTAGCTTACTAGTAGTAATAAAGTAGGCTTCATCCTCTGCATTAAATGTTAGCGCTACGATAgaatgacaataattttattgttcaatTTTCATTCAAGATCATAAAAATAGGggctttagtttttaataaataataaacattaacagtTTTTTGAACGTTTGCTATAATGAACCGGGTggattattacatatacatatattaaaacacgAACAaacgtgaaatatttattaattattcttaaatatacacTTTTATTCGAATCTATTTAGAAGTTATctagtgtttattttttgttattatatttttttattatagacttATCATCATAAGCATGTTGTACGGTCCAGTGTTTTTATCGTGttgtatgttaaatattagCATGTCGCGATGTTTAACTCAAGCTTCATCATCAGCATAGAATCATCGTTTCATCCCTAtcgtaaaaatacaatattaatttataacgaaatTTTTCAAATCTCATATTTcaccattatatattttgtccgTAGAATGTTCTAGCAATGCTTTAAGGATATGTTTGTGCGGCTTTATCATCAAATGCAGTTGGTTTCAAACAGTACTATTTAAGATTCAAAATATTCACTGATTTTGAATAAACcgataatagtatattataattaaattttcttcatttttactataaatcgtaaggttttatataattcagtGAATATTCAACCATTATATGAATACACAGGTATCACGACATTAAATTGACTGTGATTACGATGATATCTTCTCGAACACGAGTCCGGATACATTATGTAATCCGATAGCACTAGAAGTAATCGAACGTATTGTTGACaatgtttataacaataatatgataatatagcATCGCCGCTGCCCTCGCCGGTGAAGTCTCCCGCGCGGACGCCGGTCGCCGCCGCGAAGGGTCCCTGCTGCACCGCGCTTTACGACTTTGAGCCGGAAAATCAAGGCGAGCTTGGATTCaaggtaataatatttaagccgATATAGATTTTGAGTGATTTTAATCTATTGTAATATCTCTCTATTTTTTTTGGATTCTAATTAATATCCAAAATTTTACTTATCATTTTTGATGAACATTTAGCTTATAGTCATAATGTACTGTTTTTTTAAGGTATTTGTACGTATGTAACTATATAAGTTTTAACCGCATTCTTCAGGAAAACGACGTGATCACACTGATCAACAAAGTTGACGACAACTGGTTCGAGGGCTCCGTCAACGGCAAGACGGGCTACTTCCCAATAAGCTACGTGCAGGTCACCGTACCCCTCCCAAATATGTAAACACTCTAATGGCAACACTCTTGATTTAAGATATTAAACTTGCCAGTTCTGATAAAGTATTTCTCGTTCAtatccatattatttattataattatttaattacatacgaATGAAACAATTCATATTGGATAATCATTTGAAacataacttttttgttttatttatttataatctaaatatgaatgaatgaatattgtTGCTAAgaaatgacatttaaaacaattattatattgtcaCTATTGTTAAGATTAATTCCACGATAACTTTctgaatatatattagaaaaatgaAAGTTGCTTGTCAGATCTggcagttttaaataaataagtacgaCCACacacataaaacttaaattattatctttgcgttaataataaaattgttttatttatttaaagttaaagcaattttattgtataaattatattaaggccTAAAACTGTCCTGAATATGCGTCTATACTCTATTGCATCTATGGTGCGATATTATACCAaagagtaatttatatatttttttcttaagacGTATTTCGTTATAATAAGCATTTGTTTGCGCTCCCTACGCGTGTAATAAAAATGGCAATAGTTAACGTGTGTGGTTGGACACAATTATGTtgcaaataatcaaatattgttaCACCATGTCGCAGTATTACATATAGACGACTTTATTCGAATCTGTAACTGTGTCAAAAGCTCAATGTTgtagttatgaaatattttacccctttacaaatataacataaaatatgatattaccaAGCATCGtttcttaattttatgtttCGATCAGGTCTTCCATTTCTTTGGTACTTTTTGTGACCTAttctatagaaaaaatatttttatgaaaaccagaacgaaattaataaacgaatataacGTGTAATCTTGAAaaggaacattattttttattggcgAATAATATTGCCTCATTGAgcctattaaattaattgtttttttttttgtttttttctatgaATCGCAATCATGAGTTATtcgtacataattttttttgacttagctataatttaaaatgttcattcCATGTcttcattttataaatggaCGGCTTTTATATGGAAAACGAATGTTACAAGCATTAATTagaattacaaacataataaaataaatctctcGGTGAATTAAAacggtataaattaattatcatattcatCTTGAATGTtgacatttttatcattatttgcaTCTCGTTCCAACCTTCCAAGACAGAGGATTATTTAATAGTGACTTCACGTAAActagataattattatgagattagattttatagttataaCTGCGggtaataatttatctaaatggAGAAATGTATACAATGTAAGGTATGTTATACACGAGACGGTGAGGAAGTTGTAAGCGTTGTTGAATCTTGCCAGATATTTGTGGCATTTTGATGTTTGATGTATTATtggcaaaattataattataccaatatattataaagtcatTGTGATAAATATAGATGTCATTGTAATCGGTGCAGCGTCCCTTATCGCATTTTTACGTTTGTATTCAGTAGTTAATTTagcataattttttaaattaatttcaacgtTTATAAAACTGcaattgtattcatttaattatttccatGTAGATATTATATGTGGCCTCTACTAAATAGTGTCGTTTAATATATTCCATAATAAATGCATGCACTttggactttaaaaaaaaattacatatgtatttaactttATCTTAAATATCGGTGTTGCAgtaatattgtaatgtatttttctaataatgCCATTAGAGTCGTTTAATGATACGGATCCCGATGTATAACTCTTCAGACATACAAAAGACAATACCTAGATCTAATGTTAGTTGTATGtaagttcataaataaattattgttctaTCTTCAAGTGTCTctttaaatgtaagtattttgaGCAATTAAATTCATCGACGTTACGAGGGAGTCATGTTTTGATGTATATTTCGCGGTGCACGGAAACTTAGcgaagtttatataatatacatacatatatatatatatatctcactTCTTGAACATACAATCTCTGCTCAGGAAGTCGAACTTCGTCCTTCTTATATTGGCTAATCTATTAAACGttacaatttgtttatattataataagacttaaaataatttaaatggttGAAATGTGAAATTGTAAAATCGTTACAATATGTAATTATAGCTACACATATATTTATCGAGCGTTGCTTTTTTTATACGGGGAGATTCGTTGGAGCCAGTGAGTAGTAGTCACATATTACTGCAACGCGGCGGCGGATTGGGGCACGGGACTTCGGCTGTATTCACCTTCACCTTTGTTTGTTAGTGTTGCCAGAAAGTTAACGTACTGACGGTCATCCATCGAAAATTAATAGGCCTGttaaataaaccatttttatcATCTAGGAAATCGAGCAGGATATGCTAACGtattaattttgcattttatatctaatatagtattatcaataatacaattgtatgcattttttttccagtttaatttagtgttatttatttgatactttttaATTGTCAAATGTTAAATTAGTTACAATTGCGGCCTGGTTTAACACCTGCCCTGTCTTAGTCTGCTAGTTCCgccattttaataatgaaattgttattttatgtattaactaTTATgtgcattaaatattaatatttaataaatgtacaagtagtaaaaatattaagatttcatGAAAACGGCACCCGCTTCAAAGTATATAACTGTTGGCGCGAGTAATTTGGTGTGATGTAATTATCAGGTAAATGTATTCTTGTTCATGTTactgtaattttaatacatataatacctaCTGTAATTTCATAGATAAATTGACAATTTTAATGTGTGACATTCATTTGTATTTCTCCTGAACTTATTGCTCGTTTCGCCtcctaaataaaatgttacaattacACTGTGTttcatttatacatacatatatactaatgattatattttattgcttaaataattacaagatTTGTCAGAATTTAAACTttagttatatgttataattaagtatataaggGAACAATATTAGGTTGTTTCAGAAACGCTtatctacattaaaaaaattgtgatgatTAGTTTGATTGTTTCAGATGACAGATCTTTACACTTGGCtttgttcattaataatttaaataaaaagctaaatcatacaattaattttgtacaaaccactatgctataaaaatattacctattttctttcaaatatattactattcaaataataacaattgtttcttctaaagttaataatattaatttaaattattataaaaaaaatagttattttctaAATGTATGCTACAGTGAAAActtaacattaaacaaaataaaattagataggAGTATAGCTCCACGCAAAAATTTGAACCAATAgataaaaaaggtttatttacttatatgatTCATTGACGATGACACCATTCCAGTAACCTCCGTTGGATTCCCTGCTAAATCCAGATAATCCTACAGTATCATTATTGTAATGTTAACGTAATAATAATGGTAGAAATATTTGCGTCCAAATTACTAGCCGAAAAAAGAATAGAATTTATACTCAGTTTGATAAATTCGAAAAcccaatatataatttagaatttaaattaattcgtaaGTGTTGTCTTAAGCttcaatataagttattttgagTATCAATACAATATTCAAACTACTACCTCTAAATAACCCAATCATTTTCGCAACTTCTTAGACAGTAGAGGCAATTATACGGTTTCACCTTGAGtttacgtataaattattatagataacagGTTCACTTAAACCGTAATAGTAATCAAATTGCTTTGAAAGAACAATAGTTTTTGAACAGAAAAAATAGTGCTgcttagaataattaaaatattaggttatgtatgtacttaaataatttttttatatttacttgtagAGTAGGAACCATGCCAAATGGAAAATTTTAGACATTGTTAAGCCATACATGATATTGTTTTATCTaataaaagttttcttttacaatattatttaaatgtcaaattttaaatgaattaatataaattacttgtaAAATAGAGAAAACTAATAAGGAGTTCCTtaaaatacctattatataaataaaaaagaaatgtgaAGCAAACtgtttattgaatattgaaattggaatgattacataatacattgaAACATTCTAAACATTTAATACTGCAATTAAATAGGTTGCTGGTTACATGTTCTCATatattttgcataattttaaaagCCACCACGGAGACGCAATACTAGATGAAGGGTCGACTCTTTTTGAATGTTGTAGTCGGATAGGGTACGGCCATCTTCTAGCTGCTTGCCGGCGAAGATCAAACGCTGCTGGTCTGGTGGAATGCCTTCTTTATCCTGAATTTTAGCCTTAACATTTTCTATGGTATCGGATGGTTCCACTTCAAGGGTAATGGTTTTTCCCGTGAGGGTCTTCACGAAAATTTGCATACCACCACGAAGACGTAGTACCAGGTGAAGGGTTGACTCTTTTTGAATATTGTAGTCCGATAGGGTACGGCCATCTTCTAGCTGCTTGCCGGCGAAGATCAAACGCTGCTGGTCTGGTGGAATGCCTTCTTTGTCCTGAATTTTAGCCTTAACATTTTCTATGGTATCGGATGGTTCCACCTCAAGGGTAATGGTTTTGCCTGTAAGGGTCTTCACGAAAATTTGCATACCACCACGAAGACGTAGTACCAAGTGAAGGGTTGACTCTTTTTGAATGTTGTAGTCTGACAGGGTACGGCCATCTTCTAGCTGCTTGCCGGCGAAGATCAAACGCTGCTGATCTGGTGGAATACCTTCTTTGTCCTGGATTTTAGCCTTAACATTCTCAATTGTATCAGAAGGTTCCACTTCAAGGGTAATGGTTTTACCCGTAAGGGTCTTAACGAATATTTGCATACCACCACGAAGACGCAATACAAGATGAAGGGTTGATTCTTTTTGAATGTTATAGTCGGATAGGGTACGGCCATCTTCTAGCTGCTTGCCGGCGAAGATCAAACGCTGCTGGTCTGGTGGAATGCCTTCTTTGTCCTGAATTTTAGCCTTAACATTTTCTATGGTATCAGATGGTTCCACTTCAAGGGTAATAGTTTTGCCAGTGAGGGTCTTCACGAAAATTTGCATACCACCACGAAGACGCAGTACCAGGTGAAGGGTTGATTCTTTTTGAATATTGTAGTCTGATAGGGTACGGCCATCCTCCAACTGTTTTCCGGCAAAGATCAAACGTTGCTGATCTGGTGGAATACCTTCTTTGTCCTGGATTTTAGCCTTAACATTCTCAATTGTATCAGAAGGTTCCACTTCAAGGGTAATGGTTTTACCAGTAAGAGTCTTTACGAATATTTGCATACCACCACGTAGACGCAGTACCAGGTGAAGGGTTGACTCTTTTTGAATGTTGTAGTCTGACAGGGTACGGCCATCTTCTAGCTGCTTACCAGCGAAGATCAAACGCTGCTGGTCTGGTGGAATGCCTTCTTTGTCCTGAATTTTAGCCTTAACATTCTCGATTGTATCAGAAGGTTCCACCTCAAGGGTAATGGTTTTACCTGTAAGGGTCTTCACGAAAATTTGCATACCACCGCGTAGACGCAGTACCAGGTGAAGGGTTGACTCTTTTTGAATGTTGTAGTCTGACAGGGTACGGCCATCTTCTAGCTGCTTACCAGCGAAGATCAAACGCTGCTGGTCTGGTGGAATGCCTTCTTTGTCCTGAATTTTAGCCTTAACATTCTCGATTGTATCAGAAGGTTCCACCTCAAGGGTAATGGTTTTACCTGTAAGGGTCTTCACGAAAATTTGCATACCACCGCGTAGACGCAGTACCAGGTGAAGGGTTGACTCTTTTTGAATGTTGTAGTCTGACAGGGTACGGCCATCTTCTAGCTGCTTACCAGCGAAGATCAAACGCTGCTGGTCTGGTGGAATGCCTTCTTTGTCCTGAATTTTAGCCTTAACATTCTCGATTGTATCAGAAGGTTCCACCTCAAGGGTAATGGTTTTACCTGTAAGGGTCTTCACGAAAATTTGCATACCACCGCGTAGACGCAGTACCAGGTGAAGGGTTGACTCTTTTTGAATATTGTAGTCCGATAAGGTACGGCCATCTTCTAGCTGCTTGCCAGCGAAGATCAAACGCTGCTGGTCAGGTGGAATGCCTTCTTTGTCCTGAATTTTAGCCTTAACATTCTCGATTGTATCAGAAGGTTCCACTTCAAGGGTAATGGTTTTACCCGTGAGGGTCTTTACGAAAATTTGCATACCACCACGAAGACGCAGTACCAGGTGAAGGGTTGACTCTTTTTGAATATTGTAGTCCGATAAGGTACGGCCATCTTCTAGCTGCTTGCCAGCGAAGATCAAACGCTGCTGGTCAGGTGGAATGCCTTCTTTGTCCTGAATTTTAGCCTTAACATTCTCGATTGTATCAGAAGGTTCCACCTCAAGGGTAATGGTTTTGCCTGTAAGGGTCTTCACGAAAATTTGCATACCACCACGAAGACGTAGTACCAAGTGAAGGGTTGACTCTTTTTGAATGTTGTAGTCTGACAGGGTACGGCCATCTTCTAGCTGCTTACCAGCGAAGATCAAACGCTGCTGGTCAGGTGGAATGCCTTCTTTGTCCTGAATTTTAGCCTTAACATTCTCGATTGTATCAGAAGGTTCCACCTCAAGGGTAATGGTTTTACCTGTAAGGGTCTTCACGAAAATTTGCATACCACCACGTAGACGCAGTACCAGGTGAAGGGTAGACTCTTTTTGAATATTGTAGTCAGATAGTGTACGACCATCTTCCAGCTGCTTTCCAGCGAAGATCAAACGTTGCTGATCTGGGGGAATGCCTTCTTTATCTTGAATTTTTGCCTTTACATTCTCAATAGTATCAGATGGTTCGACTTCAAGGGTAATAGTTTTTCCTGTGAGAGTCTTCACGAAAATCTGCATTTTGATAACTGCAATAAAAAGTACAGATgagaattaaaacataaactttaattttttgattaataGCTGGTAACGGGTGAATTTGAAGGTGATGGATTCAAGACAAAGAACAAAGAACGATCTCGATAACAAAATGGCGTCTACAATGTCATGACCCACAAAAAGTAGCGCAATGCGCAATAGACATAATCTAATTAAACCACCTTAGTTTACTTACCACTAAATCAGattccaaattaaaattaatatctgaattTCTTTACAACTACGAATTAAATAACGTGaactacaaatataaatcaatactaGACAAAATCTTATCACGGGAAAAACTAGCTTGCTTCTTAAATTGATCACACAAGAAATGCAAGTGCAGGAATGAGTCGAGGATTGTCAGGATGAAGAAcgtcactttatttattattgacatgCACATTGAAGTGAATACGAATGACGAAACAAAAAATGTCTATGGTCTTTATAATTACAGtctgtatgaaatttaaaagaaaagcttaatttaaactcaaacgaatatataaattagtaaaaattttactttgaacaatattatttttatatatagttttaaatggGATAAATCAAACTGACTTAGCTTCAATGTTATAACTAGTAACAGTcaactgttttatttactttaaacctacataattatatattttaaaagatataaaacattttacataaccAATCGAAAAAGCGAATGAGTGAAAAATAAGATTGTTAAGAATTtaggttaattttttaaacatctaCACTTCATATTAGTAtcgatcaaataaattataaatacgaaattaaccGCCAGTCTGTTTATCTACTTAGTTTTTGATAATCTAAATTATTGATGTTGATTAATTAGTTTCAAAAAAGATAACATAAATCTTGCAGAAGAATAAAGgctactat
It encodes:
- the LOC113398644 gene encoding endophilin-A isoform X2, with protein sequence MAFAGLKKQINKANQYVTEKMGGAEGTKLDLDFVEMERKTDVTCELVEELQTKTKEFLQPNPTARAKMAAVKGISKLSGQAKSNTYPQPEGVLGDCMLLYGKKLGEDSVFAQCLIEMGEALKQMADVKYSLDDNIKQSFLEPLHHLQTKDLKEVMHHRKKLQGRRLDFDCKRRRQAKGILKGPYMSPSHGSPRHDDEIRQAEEKFAESLTLAQIGMFNLLDNDVEQVAQVSFFAEGLLEYHQQCTEILKGLVSALMEKKEEAVNRPKLEFVPKTLADLQIEGIHDLNHGRRYGSAQSLSRARLPPTSSLGDIHTIDPLRAWEAPRITPIAPGFKPHPAPRLQNGRDPWTASPLPSPVKSPARTPVAAAKGPCCTALYDFEPENQGELGFKENDVITLINKVDDNWFEGSVNGKTGYFPISYVQVTVPLPNM
- the LOC113398644 gene encoding endophilin-A isoform X4, whose translation is MAFAGLKKQINKANQYVTEKMGGAEGTKLDLDFVEMERKTDVTCELVEELQTKTKEFLQPNPTARAKMAAVKGISKLSGQAKSNTYPQPEGVLGDCMLLYGKKLGEDSVFAQCLIEMGEALKQMADVKYSLDDNIKQSFLEPLHHLQTKDLKEVMHHRKKLQGRRLDFDCKRRRQAKDDEIRQAEEKFAESLTLAQIGMFNLLDNDVEQVAQVSFFAEGLLEYHQQCTEILKGLVSALMEKKEEAVNRPKLEFVPKTLADLQIEGIHDLNHGRRYGSAQSLSRARLPPTSSLGDIHTIDPLRAWEAPRITPIAPGFKPHPAPRLQNGRDPWTASPLPSPVKSPARTPVAAAKGPCCTALYDFEPENQGELGFKENDVITLINKVDDNWFEGSVNGKTGYFPISYVQVTVPLPNM